One window from the genome of Nicotiana sylvestris chromosome 9, ASM39365v2, whole genome shotgun sequence encodes:
- the LOC104219358 gene encoding uncharacterized protein isoform X2, with protein MFSPFQKRCLLYSMRIWGDDVGSLRVASGTILNEVLVWKVGCKAAPDVIGSPTEDVLHLTSHEGRQLPCQQYEAVNICKLIGHEGSIFRLAWSADGFKIVSVSDDRSARIWTLGANGSNHVVDSVLFGHSARIWDCYIFDSLIITAGEDCTCRVWGMDGTQLTRIREHVGRGIWRCLYDPDAALLVTAGFDSAIKVHLQGSFSNGSERGIAEVQDSTVQKEEFALYIPNFREHDGLLNSKSEYVRCLHFSREDSLYVATNNGYVYHAKLYDTEDVKWTELLHIEEEGPIVCMDLLSHCSDVTEDIENWVAVGNGKGTMVIARVVDNVLNPRVELMSTWSAEPERQLLGTYWCKSLGPKFLFTSDPRGTLKLWRLFNPLPSVSQDVMRSCCVSLIAEFRSCFGMRIMCLDASVENEVLVCGDIRGNLLLFPLQRDILFSMSTASEINISPFSNFRGAHGISTVCSISIASFGPTQLEIHSTGGDGCICYFEHDRSRHNLEFVGIKQVKELSTVRSIFTNADQQGDLPGSSCAIGFSSSDFIIWNLFSETKVLQVTCGGWRRPHSYFLGDVPEMKNCFAYVKDGIIYVHRHWVNTSERVMYPKNLHLQFHGREIHTLCFISQDSSCSLNEKQDIFSEMIWVATGCEDGTVRLTRYASEIENWSTSKLLGEHVGGSAVRSIFFVSRLHRMVLDENDMPDSVNSEKGFLEDPEDLSLLISVGAKRVVSAWKQKSKMRIREGTFDPECNIRNDFQWLSTDMPTRERNHGKLQNNKKVSEMVKNGGSLPSEDKRSYSEPCVPDICDNDWRYLAVTAFLAQVAGTRCSVCFVVVACSDATVTLRALLLPYRLWFDVALLTPLSSPVLALQHIIVPTYPQLQGNVRFGSRYIIISGSTDGSIAFWDLTEHVESFMRQLSAVQIRKGLDSQKRPRTGRGSQGGRQWRSLGSQVSNKITGEEQLLGVPVTKGKPDNGLSATTVPGTDKTVQDHTLRGISHLVENTHAFSPDTFTGIKEVLHKAWPLHIFKNVHQSGVNCLHVSVIKGPEVSDSRFTFCVLSGGDDQSLNCLRLDFSLKSLRPSCESSTSEQHSTTGSLSVGGHVHHYEVGNYDMRFALLDKVMSAHSSAVKGVWTDGCWVFSTGLDQRIRCWHLEQQGKLTEHKHMVVSVPEPEALDARACGRNHYQIAVAGRGMQMFDFVAPDDMKGGN; from the exons ATGTTCTCTCCTTTCCAGA AAAGGTGTTTGTTGTACTCCATGAGGATTTGGGGCGATGATGTTGGATCTCTCCGTGTAGCATCTGGCACTATCCTTAATGAG GTTCTTGTTTGGAAAGTGGGTTGTAAGGCTGCTCCTGATGTTATTGGAAGCCCTACAGAAGACGTTTTACATTTGACCAGTCACGAGGGTCGCCAGCTTCCTTGTCAGCAATATGAAGCTGTAAATATATGTAAACTAATTGGACATGAAGGTTCAATTTTCCGCCTTGCATGGTCTGCTGATGGATTTAAAATAGTATCTGTATCTGATGATCGAAG TGCTCGTATCTGGACGCTTGGTGCTAATGGTTCCAACCACGTGGTTGACTCTGTCTTATTTGGTCACAGTGCTAGAATTTGGGACTGCTATATATTTGACTCT TTAATCATAACTGCTGGCGAGGATTGCACGTGTCGTGTATGGGGAATGGATGGCACACAACTTACAAGAATCAGGGAGCATGT TGGAAGGGGGATCTGGCGATGTCTCTATGATCCTGATGCAGCACTCCTTGTGACTGCGGGATTTGATTCTGCAATAAAAGTACATCTGCAAGGATCGTTTTCTAATGGGTCAGAAAGAGGTATTGCGGAAGTACAAGACTCAACTGTCCAAAAGGAGGAATTTGCTCTCTATATTCCAAATTTTAGAGAGCATGATGGCCTCTTGAACAG CAAAAGCGAATATGTAAGATGCTTGCATTTTTCTCGGGAAGATTCTCTTTATGTTGCCACAAACAATGGATATGTGTAccatgctaaactatatgataCTGAGGATGTGAAATGGACTGAGCTTCTCCATATTGAGGAGGAAGGACCAATTGTTTGCATGGATTTGTTGTCACACTGTTCTGATGTTACTGAAGACATTGAAAATTGGGTTGCTGTTGGCAATGGTAAAGGCACTATGGTGATTGCCAGAGTTGTTGATAATGTCTTGAATCCTCGAGTTGAACTCATGTCTACATGGTCAGCTGAACCAGAGAGGCAACTACTTGGGACTTATTGGTGCAAATCTTTGGGACCCAA GTTCCTCTTCACTTCTGATCCTAGAGGCACATTGAAACTATGGAGGTTGTTCAACCCTTTGCCCTCTGTTTCTCAGGATGTCATGAGAAGTTGTTGTGTTTCTTTAATAGCAGAATTCCGCTCATGCTTTGGAATGCGGATAATGTGCTTGGATGCATCAGTAGAGAATGAG GTCCTAGTGTGCGGTGACATTCGTGGTAATCTTTTATTGTTTCCGTTGCAAAGAGACATTCTTTTTAGTATGTCTACAGCTTCCGAAATAAATATAAGTCCTTTCAGCAACTTCAGAGGAGCTCATGGAATATCAACTGTGTGTAGCATCTCCATTGCTAGTTTTGGTCCTACACAACTTGAAATTCATTCA aCTGGAGGAGATGGGTGCATATGCTACTTTGAACATGATAGAAGTCGTCATAACTTGGAATTCGTAGGGATCAAGCAAGTGAAAGAGCTAAGTACAGTACGATCAATCTTCACTAATGCTGACCAACAAGGCGATTTACCTGGAAGCAGTTGTGCAATAGGATTTTCTTCATCAGACTTTATCATATGGAATTTATTTTCCGAGACAAAG GTTTTGCAAGTAACCTGTGGTGGATGGAGGCGTCCTCATTCTTATTTTCTTGGTGATGTACCAGAGATGAAAAATTGCTTTGCCTATGTCAAG GATGGAATTATTTATGTTCATAGACACTGGGTGAACACTAGTGAGAGGGTTATGTATCCCAAAAATCTTCATTTGCAATTCCATGGCAGGGAGATACATACCTTATGTTTTATCTCTCAAGATTCATCGTGCAGTCTAAATGAAAAGCAGGATATTTTTTCTGAAATGATTTGGGTTGCAACAGGTTGTGAAGATGGAACTGTGAGACTGACAAG GTATGCTTCAGAAATTGAAAATTGGTCAACTTCCAAGCTGCTTGGTGAACATGTTGGCGGATCAGCTGTGAGATCTATATTTTTTGTCTCAAGGCTACATAGAATGGTGCTGGATGAAAATGACATGCCTGACAGCGTTAACAGTGAAAAAGGTTTTTTAGAGGACCCGGAGGATCTTTCATTACTAATATCAGTAGGTGCAAAAAGGGTGGTATCTGCTTGGAAGCAAAAAAGTAAGATGAGAATTAGGGAAGGAACCTTTGACCCAGAGTGCAACATTAGAAATGATTTCCAGTGGCTTTCTACTGATATGCCAACCAGAGAAAGGAATCATGGAAAACTACAAAACAATAAAAAAGTTAGTGAAATGGTAAAAAATGGTGGATCACTTCCCTCAGAAGACAAGAGAAGCTATTCAGAACCATGTGTACCAGATATATGTGACAATGATTGGAGATATCTCGCAGTTACTGCTTTTCTTGCTCAAGTTGCAGGCACAAG GTGTTCAGTCTGTTTCGTAGTTGTTGCATGTTCAGATGCCACAGTTACACTACGAGCTCTTTTACTACCCTACCGACTCTG GTTTGATGTTGCTTTACTGACTCCTTTGTCATCTCCGGTGCTTGCTTTGCAACATATCATTGTTCCTACATATCCCCAACTTCAAG GCAATGTTCGGTTTGGAAGTCGGTATATTATTATTAGTGGGTCTACTGATGGAAGTATTGCCTTTTGGGATCTTACGGAACATGTTGAAAGTTTTATGCGGCAATTATCAGCAGTTCAAATCAGAAAAGGTCTAGACAGCCAGAAAAGACCACGTACAGGTAGAGGAAGCCAAGGTGGACGGCAGTGGAGATCATTGGGCAGTCAAGTGTCTAATAAAATAACAGGTGAGGAACAATTGTTGGGAGTTCCTGTTACAAAGGGGAAGCCTGATAATGGTTTGAGTGCGACAACTGTCCCAGGAACTGACAAAACTGTGCAAGATCACACTCTGCGAGGGATATCTCATTTGGTAGAAAATACACATGCATTTTCTCCAGACACCTTCACTGGCATAAAGGAAGTATTACACAAAGCATGGCCCTTGCATATCTTCAAGAATGTCCACCAGTCAGGGGTCAACTGTCTTCATGTTTCAGTTATAAAAGGTCCTGAAGTATCTGATTCAAGGTTTACATTTTGTGTTTTAAGTGGAGGTGACGACCAGTCACTTAACTGTCTTAGATTAGATTTCTCTCTGAAATCGTTGAGGCCGAGTTGTGAAAGTTCGACTTCGGAGCAACATAGCACCACTGGATCACTGAGTGTAGGCGGTCATGTTCACCATTATGAAGTCGGAAATTATGATATGAGATTTGCGTTGCTTGATAAAGTCATGTCAGCTCACAGCTCTGCGGTTAAAG GTGTTTGGACCGATGGTTGTTGGGTATTTTCTACGGGTCTTGATCAGCGCATCAGGTGTTGGCATCTCGAACAGCAAGGCAAACTAACTGAGCACAAACATATGGTTGTTAGTGTACCGGAGCCTGAGGCATTGGATGCTAGGGCCTGTGGAAG GAACCATTATCAGATTGCAGTCGCTGGGAGGGGAATGCAAATGTTTGATTTTGTTGCACCTGATGACATGAAGGGTGGAAATTAA
- the LOC104219358 gene encoding uncharacterized protein isoform X1, giving the protein MAEQSSCCLQRGQYLGEISALCFLHLPPDFSSLPFLLAGTGSQILVYDLTTGKMIKSFDVFDGIRVHGVSLQTFNEHLSGSHVTLNIAVYGERRVKVFSLQIQRVSNSQTEQQACFHLTLSLLLLLPKFSHWVLDVSFLKWDGATSSNNGDCLAIGCSDNSVHIWDMLRCSLLSRVRCSERCLLYSMRIWGDDVGSLRVASGTILNEVLVWKVGCKAAPDVIGSPTEDVLHLTSHEGRQLPCQQYEAVNICKLIGHEGSIFRLAWSADGFKIVSVSDDRSARIWTLGANGSNHVVDSVLFGHSARIWDCYIFDSLIITAGEDCTCRVWGMDGTQLTRIREHVGRGIWRCLYDPDAALLVTAGFDSAIKVHLQGSFSNGSERGIAEVQDSTVQKEEFALYIPNFREHDGLLNSKSEYVRCLHFSREDSLYVATNNGYVYHAKLYDTEDVKWTELLHIEEEGPIVCMDLLSHCSDVTEDIENWVAVGNGKGTMVIARVVDNVLNPRVELMSTWSAEPERQLLGTYWCKSLGPKFLFTSDPRGTLKLWRLFNPLPSVSQDVMRSCCVSLIAEFRSCFGMRIMCLDASVENEVLVCGDIRGNLLLFPLQRDILFSMSTASEINISPFSNFRGAHGISTVCSISIASFGPTQLEIHSTGGDGCICYFEHDRSRHNLEFVGIKQVKELSTVRSIFTNADQQGDLPGSSCAIGFSSSDFIIWNLFSETKVLQVTCGGWRRPHSYFLGDVPEMKNCFAYVKDGIIYVHRHWVNTSERVMYPKNLHLQFHGREIHTLCFISQDSSCSLNEKQDIFSEMIWVATGCEDGTVRLTRYASEIENWSTSKLLGEHVGGSAVRSIFFVSRLHRMVLDENDMPDSVNSEKGFLEDPEDLSLLISVGAKRVVSAWKQKSKMRIREGTFDPECNIRNDFQWLSTDMPTRERNHGKLQNNKKVSEMVKNGGSLPSEDKRSYSEPCVPDICDNDWRYLAVTAFLAQVAGTRCSVCFVVVACSDATVTLRALLLPYRLWFDVALLTPLSSPVLALQHIIVPTYPQLQGNVRFGSRYIIISGSTDGSIAFWDLTEHVESFMRQLSAVQIRKGLDSQKRPRTGRGSQGGRQWRSLGSQVSNKITGEEQLLGVPVTKGKPDNGLSATTVPGTDKTVQDHTLRGISHLVENTHAFSPDTFTGIKEVLHKAWPLHIFKNVHQSGVNCLHVSVIKGPEVSDSRFTFCVLSGGDDQSLNCLRLDFSLKSLRPSCESSTSEQHSTTGSLSVGGHVHHYEVGNYDMRFALLDKVMSAHSSAVKGVWTDGCWVFSTGLDQRIRCWHLEQQGKLTEHKHMVVSVPEPEALDARACGRNHYQIAVAGRGMQMFDFVAPDDMKGGN; this is encoded by the exons ATGGCGGAGCAAAGCAGCTGTTGCCTCCAAAGAGGGCAGTACCTTGGAGAAATCTCTGCCCTTTGCTTTCTACACCTTCCTCCTgacttctcttctcttccttttcttctaGCTG GAACTGGTTCACAAATTCTTGTCTACGATTTAACGACTGGGAAGATGATAAAATCATTTGATGTGTTTGACGGAATTCGAGTGCATGGAGTTTCTTTGCAGACATTTAACGAACACTTGTCGGGTTCACATGTTACTTTAAATATCGCAGTCTATGGTGAGAGGAGAGTTAAAGTTTTCAGCTTGCAAATTCAGAGGGTCTCTAATTCTCAAACTGAGCAACAAGCATGTTTTCATTTAACTTTAAGTCTCCTGCTCCTGTTACCTAAGTTTAGCCACTGGGTTTTGGACGTTAGCTTTTTGAAG TGGGATGGTGCTACTTCTTCAAACAATGGTGATTGTCTTGCCATAGGATGCAGTGACAATTCTGTACATATTTGGGATATGTTGAGATGTTCTCTCCTTTCCAGAGTAAGATGCTCAG AAAGGTGTTTGTTGTACTCCATGAGGATTTGGGGCGATGATGTTGGATCTCTCCGTGTAGCATCTGGCACTATCCTTAATGAG GTTCTTGTTTGGAAAGTGGGTTGTAAGGCTGCTCCTGATGTTATTGGAAGCCCTACAGAAGACGTTTTACATTTGACCAGTCACGAGGGTCGCCAGCTTCCTTGTCAGCAATATGAAGCTGTAAATATATGTAAACTAATTGGACATGAAGGTTCAATTTTCCGCCTTGCATGGTCTGCTGATGGATTTAAAATAGTATCTGTATCTGATGATCGAAG TGCTCGTATCTGGACGCTTGGTGCTAATGGTTCCAACCACGTGGTTGACTCTGTCTTATTTGGTCACAGTGCTAGAATTTGGGACTGCTATATATTTGACTCT TTAATCATAACTGCTGGCGAGGATTGCACGTGTCGTGTATGGGGAATGGATGGCACACAACTTACAAGAATCAGGGAGCATGT TGGAAGGGGGATCTGGCGATGTCTCTATGATCCTGATGCAGCACTCCTTGTGACTGCGGGATTTGATTCTGCAATAAAAGTACATCTGCAAGGATCGTTTTCTAATGGGTCAGAAAGAGGTATTGCGGAAGTACAAGACTCAACTGTCCAAAAGGAGGAATTTGCTCTCTATATTCCAAATTTTAGAGAGCATGATGGCCTCTTGAACAG CAAAAGCGAATATGTAAGATGCTTGCATTTTTCTCGGGAAGATTCTCTTTATGTTGCCACAAACAATGGATATGTGTAccatgctaaactatatgataCTGAGGATGTGAAATGGACTGAGCTTCTCCATATTGAGGAGGAAGGACCAATTGTTTGCATGGATTTGTTGTCACACTGTTCTGATGTTACTGAAGACATTGAAAATTGGGTTGCTGTTGGCAATGGTAAAGGCACTATGGTGATTGCCAGAGTTGTTGATAATGTCTTGAATCCTCGAGTTGAACTCATGTCTACATGGTCAGCTGAACCAGAGAGGCAACTACTTGGGACTTATTGGTGCAAATCTTTGGGACCCAA GTTCCTCTTCACTTCTGATCCTAGAGGCACATTGAAACTATGGAGGTTGTTCAACCCTTTGCCCTCTGTTTCTCAGGATGTCATGAGAAGTTGTTGTGTTTCTTTAATAGCAGAATTCCGCTCATGCTTTGGAATGCGGATAATGTGCTTGGATGCATCAGTAGAGAATGAG GTCCTAGTGTGCGGTGACATTCGTGGTAATCTTTTATTGTTTCCGTTGCAAAGAGACATTCTTTTTAGTATGTCTACAGCTTCCGAAATAAATATAAGTCCTTTCAGCAACTTCAGAGGAGCTCATGGAATATCAACTGTGTGTAGCATCTCCATTGCTAGTTTTGGTCCTACACAACTTGAAATTCATTCA aCTGGAGGAGATGGGTGCATATGCTACTTTGAACATGATAGAAGTCGTCATAACTTGGAATTCGTAGGGATCAAGCAAGTGAAAGAGCTAAGTACAGTACGATCAATCTTCACTAATGCTGACCAACAAGGCGATTTACCTGGAAGCAGTTGTGCAATAGGATTTTCTTCATCAGACTTTATCATATGGAATTTATTTTCCGAGACAAAG GTTTTGCAAGTAACCTGTGGTGGATGGAGGCGTCCTCATTCTTATTTTCTTGGTGATGTACCAGAGATGAAAAATTGCTTTGCCTATGTCAAG GATGGAATTATTTATGTTCATAGACACTGGGTGAACACTAGTGAGAGGGTTATGTATCCCAAAAATCTTCATTTGCAATTCCATGGCAGGGAGATACATACCTTATGTTTTATCTCTCAAGATTCATCGTGCAGTCTAAATGAAAAGCAGGATATTTTTTCTGAAATGATTTGGGTTGCAACAGGTTGTGAAGATGGAACTGTGAGACTGACAAG GTATGCTTCAGAAATTGAAAATTGGTCAACTTCCAAGCTGCTTGGTGAACATGTTGGCGGATCAGCTGTGAGATCTATATTTTTTGTCTCAAGGCTACATAGAATGGTGCTGGATGAAAATGACATGCCTGACAGCGTTAACAGTGAAAAAGGTTTTTTAGAGGACCCGGAGGATCTTTCATTACTAATATCAGTAGGTGCAAAAAGGGTGGTATCTGCTTGGAAGCAAAAAAGTAAGATGAGAATTAGGGAAGGAACCTTTGACCCAGAGTGCAACATTAGAAATGATTTCCAGTGGCTTTCTACTGATATGCCAACCAGAGAAAGGAATCATGGAAAACTACAAAACAATAAAAAAGTTAGTGAAATGGTAAAAAATGGTGGATCACTTCCCTCAGAAGACAAGAGAAGCTATTCAGAACCATGTGTACCAGATATATGTGACAATGATTGGAGATATCTCGCAGTTACTGCTTTTCTTGCTCAAGTTGCAGGCACAAG GTGTTCAGTCTGTTTCGTAGTTGTTGCATGTTCAGATGCCACAGTTACACTACGAGCTCTTTTACTACCCTACCGACTCTG GTTTGATGTTGCTTTACTGACTCCTTTGTCATCTCCGGTGCTTGCTTTGCAACATATCATTGTTCCTACATATCCCCAACTTCAAG GCAATGTTCGGTTTGGAAGTCGGTATATTATTATTAGTGGGTCTACTGATGGAAGTATTGCCTTTTGGGATCTTACGGAACATGTTGAAAGTTTTATGCGGCAATTATCAGCAGTTCAAATCAGAAAAGGTCTAGACAGCCAGAAAAGACCACGTACAGGTAGAGGAAGCCAAGGTGGACGGCAGTGGAGATCATTGGGCAGTCAAGTGTCTAATAAAATAACAGGTGAGGAACAATTGTTGGGAGTTCCTGTTACAAAGGGGAAGCCTGATAATGGTTTGAGTGCGACAACTGTCCCAGGAACTGACAAAACTGTGCAAGATCACACTCTGCGAGGGATATCTCATTTGGTAGAAAATACACATGCATTTTCTCCAGACACCTTCACTGGCATAAAGGAAGTATTACACAAAGCATGGCCCTTGCATATCTTCAAGAATGTCCACCAGTCAGGGGTCAACTGTCTTCATGTTTCAGTTATAAAAGGTCCTGAAGTATCTGATTCAAGGTTTACATTTTGTGTTTTAAGTGGAGGTGACGACCAGTCACTTAACTGTCTTAGATTAGATTTCTCTCTGAAATCGTTGAGGCCGAGTTGTGAAAGTTCGACTTCGGAGCAACATAGCACCACTGGATCACTGAGTGTAGGCGGTCATGTTCACCATTATGAAGTCGGAAATTATGATATGAGATTTGCGTTGCTTGATAAAGTCATGTCAGCTCACAGCTCTGCGGTTAAAG GTGTTTGGACCGATGGTTGTTGGGTATTTTCTACGGGTCTTGATCAGCGCATCAGGTGTTGGCATCTCGAACAGCAAGGCAAACTAACTGAGCACAAACATATGGTTGTTAGTGTACCGGAGCCTGAGGCATTGGATGCTAGGGCCTGTGGAAG GAACCATTATCAGATTGCAGTCGCTGGGAGGGGAATGCAAATGTTTGATTTTGTTGCACCTGATGACATGAAGGGTGGAAATTAA